A single region of the Actinomycetota bacterium genome encodes:
- a CDS encoding zinc-dependent alcohol dehydrogenase, whose amino-acid sequence MRAACWTGINSVEILDVPDPRILDPRDAIVRVTSTAICGSDLHLYDGYIPAMRNGDVLGHEFMGEVVELGSAVTNLKVGDRVIVPFPIACGACNACERELYSLCENSNPNAALAEKMFGYPTAGIFGYSHLTGGFAGGQAEYVRVPFADIGPLKIEDDTLTDEQVLFLTDIFPTGFMGAEMCEISEGDIIAVWGAGPVGLFAVASAYLLGAHRVIAIDRFPYRLEMARARGAEVLNYEEVDVSEALKDMTGGRGPDACIDAVGMEAHHGTPLINAYDRVKQGLRLQTERGHALRQAITSCRNGGIVSVVGVYGGFMDKFPTGSFMNRSLTLKAGQCHVHRYLRPLLQRIQDREIDPSFVITHRMTLDEAPRGYEIFKHKQDDCTKIVLTP is encoded by the coding sequence GTGAGGGCGGCGTGCTGGACGGGGATCAACTCGGTCGAGATCCTGGACGTCCCCGATCCCCGGATCCTCGACCCACGCGACGCCATCGTCCGCGTCACGTCCACCGCGATCTGCGGATCCGACCTTCACCTCTACGACGGCTACATCCCGGCGATGCGCAACGGCGACGTGCTCGGACACGAGTTCATGGGCGAAGTCGTCGAGCTCGGGTCGGCCGTGACCAACCTCAAGGTGGGGGACCGGGTGATCGTCCCGTTCCCCATCGCCTGCGGCGCGTGCAACGCGTGTGAGCGAGAGCTCTACTCCCTGTGCGAGAACTCCAACCCCAACGCCGCGCTAGCCGAGAAGATGTTCGGCTATCCCACGGCCGGGATCTTCGGGTACTCACACCTCACGGGCGGGTTCGCGGGAGGGCAGGCCGAGTACGTCCGGGTGCCGTTCGCCGATATCGGCCCGTTGAAGATCGAGGACGACACGCTCACGGACGAGCAGGTCCTCTTCCTCACCGACATATTCCCCACCGGCTTCATGGGGGCCGAGATGTGCGAGATCTCCGAAGGGGACATCATCGCGGTCTGGGGAGCCGGACCGGTGGGACTCTTCGCCGTCGCGAGCGCCTACCTGCTCGGTGCTCACCGCGTCATCGCGATCGACCGTTTCCCGTACCGGCTGGAGATGGCCCGGGCGAGGGGAGCCGAGGTCCTGAACTACGAGGAGGTAGACGTCTCGGAGGCCCTGAAGGACATGACGGGGGGACGGGGTCCGGACGCGTGCATCGACGCCGTAGGCATGGAAGCGCACCATGGGACGCCGCTCATCAACGCCTACGACCGGGTGAAGCAGGGGCTGCGGCTGCAGACGGAGCGGGGGCACGCCCTGCGCCAGGCGATCACGAGCTGCCGCAACGGGGGGATCGTTTCGGTGGTCGGCGTGTACGGCGGGTTCATGGACAAGTTCCCCACCGGGTCGTTCATGAACAGGTCGCTCACGCTGAAGGCCGGCCAGTGCCACGTGCATCGCTACCTGCGTCCGCTCCTGCAGCGGATCCAGGACCGTGAGATCGATCCGAGCTTCGTGATCACCCATCGGATGACGCTCGACGAGGCGCCGCGCGGCTACGAGATCTTCAAGCACAAGCAGGACGACTGCACGAAGATCGTCCTGACGCCCTAG